Below is a window of Micromonospora chersina DNA.
ACCGTGGTAGATCTTCATGTCGAAGAAGTTGTACGGTCGCCCGAAGGCGCCGACGGCGAGCCAGGCGGCGTAGGCCACGGCGGCCACGATGCCGGTCCGGGTGGCCGTCCTGCGGTCGATCCCCCGCGTCACGCGCTGGAGGGGAGCGAGGCGGTCCGTCCGTCTACCGACTGTCGTCGGCATGGCGTGGCCACCCCCGTACCAAGGTCGTCGTCCTGCCCGTCCAGGTCCAGCACGGAGCCTAGAACGGCGCCTCACGTCACTGCCTCCCGCGTTATGCGACCGTGTCCGATCCCACACGTGTTTTTGACATTTCCGCCGGGTTAACGGGTCTCGGACGGTTCAGGTGATTGGTGGCCTTGCGGGGGGTGGTGGCCGTATAGATGCAGGTCAGCCTGGGATTCGACGGGCGGTGGCCGCCGAGCGTACGGCGATCTTCGCCTCGCGGCGGGCGGTGCGGACCGCGCGCTGCACCGAGCGGCGCGAGTGGTTGATCCGGTGGCCGGTGCGCCAGCGGAGCCCCGGCTTGCCCTCGGTGTCGGCGGCGGCGAGCAGGAGACCGCCGAAGAGCCCGAGGTTCTTCAGGAAGTGGATCTGGTTGTTGTTCCGTGCCGCCGGGTCGTCGTTGTTCCAGAAGGGATGGCCGGCGGCGGTGGTCGGCACCAGGGTGGCGGCGAGGACGAGCGCGGCCGGCCGGGTGAACTTGCCGGTCGCCAGCATCAGCCCGCCGATCAG
It encodes the following:
- a CDS encoding DoxX family protein, whose amino-acid sequence is MKPVRSLARVMLSGIFVVSGARNLRNPGRLVPAAQPITDKVTPLIQNLNPRLPTDTATLVRANSATQLIGGLMLATGKFTRPAALVLAATLVPTTAAGHPFWNNDDPAARNNNQIHFLKNLGLFGGLLLAAADTEGKPGLRWRTGHRINHSRRSVQRAVRTARREAKIAVRSAATARRIPG